A window from Populus trichocarpa isolate Nisqually-1 chromosome 3, P.trichocarpa_v4.1, whole genome shotgun sequence encodes these proteins:
- the LOC7480761 gene encoding uncharacterized protein LOC7480761, whose protein sequence is MQIFSKVLRDTDVHVRFSFPTHCLEHLDFAGNNSVDLYVKDSCGELRVIRCLKRNGVYDKPVLSMGWLKFVDDYGLRVGDKVVLHREDDQNLGSQFMIEAKRRIKLFGEEDWGEVTRDN, encoded by the coding sequence atgcagATCTTCAGCAAAGTGTTGAGAGATACTGATGTCCATGTTCGGTTCTCGTTCCCAACTCATTGCTTAGAGCATTTAGATTTTGCTGGAAATAATTCTGTTGATTTGTATGTTAAAGATAGCTGTGGTGAGCTTCGGGTTATTCGTTGCCTGAAGAGAAATGGAGTTTATGACAAGCCAGTGCTTTCTATGGGCTGGCTTaaatttgttgatgattatgGACTGAGAGTTGGTGACAAGGTTGTTCTTCATCGTGAGGATGACCAGAACCTGGGGTCACAGTTCATGATTGAAGCTAAGAGGAGAATTAAGCTGTTTGGTGAGGAGGATTGGGGTGAAGTGACAAGAGATAACTAG
- the LOC18096619 gene encoding uncharacterized protein LOC18096619, whose product MQIFSKELTDTDVRFRLSFPTHCLQHLDFAGNNLVDLHVKDSYGELRVIRCLKRDGDYDKPVLSKGWRKFVAYYGLRVGDKVVLHREDDHNLGSQFRIEAKRSIMLFGEEAWGDVTRAN is encoded by the coding sequence ATGCAGATCTTCAGCAAAGAGTTGACAGATACTGATGTTCGTTTTCGGTTATCGTTCCCAACTCATTGCTTGCAGCATCTAGATTTTGCTGGAAATAATCTTGTTGATTTGCATGTTAAAGATAGCTATGGTGAGCTTCGAGTTATTCGTTGCCTGAAGAGAGATGGAGATTATGACAAGCCAGTGCTTTCTAAGGGCTGGCGTAAATTTGTTGCTTATTATGGACTGAGAGTTGGTGACAAGGTTGTTCTTCATCGTGAGGATGACCATAACCTGGGGTCACAGTTCAGGATTGAAGCTAAAAGGAGTATCATGCTGTTTGGTGAGGAGGCTTGGGGTGATGTGACAAGAGCTAACTAG
- the LOC112326850 gene encoding uncharacterized protein LOC112326850, producing the protein MQIFSKVLRDTDVHVRFSFPTHCLEHLDFSGNNLVDLHVKDRCGELRVIRCLKRNGVYDKPVLSMGWLKFVADYGLRVGDKVVLHREDDQNLGSQFMIEAKRRIMLLGEEAWGDVTRAN; encoded by the coding sequence atgcagATCTTCAGCAAAGTGTTGAGAGATACTGATGTCCATGTTCGGTTCTCGTTCCCAACTCATTGCCTAGAGCATTTAGATTTTTCTGGAAATAATCTTGTTGATTTGCATGTTAAAGATAGATGTGGTGAGCTTCGAGTTATTCGTTGCCTGAAGAGAAATGGAGTTTATGACAAGCCAGTGCTTTCTATGGGCTGGCTTAAATTTGTTGCTGATTATGGACTGAGAGTTGGTGACAAGGTTGTTCTTCATCGTGAGGATGACCAGAACCTGGGGTCACAGTTCATGATTGAAGCTAAGAGGAGAATCATGCTGCTTGGTGAGGAGGCTTGGGGTGATGTGACAAGAGCTAACTAG
- the LOC7478130 gene encoding uncharacterized protein LOC7478130 produces the protein MQIFSEVLGDTDVRFRFSLPAHCLQHLDFAGNNYVDLHVKDSSGELRVIRCLKRNEDYDKPVLSKGWLKFVADYGLRADDMVVLHREDDHNLGSQFRIEAKRRIKLFGEEDWSDVTRAN, from the coding sequence atgcagATCTTCAGCGAAGTGTTGGGAGATACTGATGTTCGTTTTCGGTTCTCGCTCCCAGCTCATTGCTTACAGCATTTAGATTTTGCTGGAAATAATTATGTTGATTTGCATGTTAAAGATAGCTCTGGTGAGCTTCGAGTTATTCGTTGCCTGAAGAGAAATGAAGATTATGACAAGCCAGTGCTTTCTAAGGGCTGGCTTAAATTTGTTGCTGATTATGGACTGAGAGCTGATGACATGGTTGTTCTTCATCGTGAGGATGACCATAACCTGGGGTCACAGTTCAGGATTGAAGCTAAGAGGAGAATCAAGCTGTTTGGTGAGGAGGATTGGAGTGATGTGACAAGAGCTAACTAG
- the LOC18110605 gene encoding uncharacterized protein LOC18110605 produces the protein MQIFSKVLRDTDVRVRFSFPTHCLQHLDFAGNNSVDLHVKDSSGELRVIRCLKRKEDYDKPVLSKGWLKFVADYGLRVGDKVVLHREDDQNLGSQFRIEAKRRINLFSEEVWGDVTRAN, from the coding sequence atgcagATCTTCAGCAAAGTGTTGAGAGATACTGATGTCCGTGTTCGGTTCTCGTTCCCAACTCATTGCTTGCAGCATTTAGATTTTGCTGGAAATAATTCTGTTGATTTGCATGTTAAAGATAGCTCTGGTGAGCTTCGAGTTATTCGTTGcctgaagagaaaagaagattaTGACAAGCCAGTGCTTTCTAAGGGCTGGCTTAAATTTGTTGCTGATTATGGACTGAGAGTTGGTGACAAGGTTGTTCTTCATCGTGAGGATGACCAGAACCTGGGGTCACAGTTCAGGATTGAAGCTAAGAGGAGAATCAATCTGTTTAGTGAGGAGGTTTGGGGTGATGTGACAAGAGCTAACTAG